From the genome of Nakamurella flavida:
TCCCCGGCGACCCGACCCTGCCCGCGGCCACCCGCACCCGCCGCTGACCACAGCGTCGACTTCCCCATCCGACCCGCTCGTCCCCCAGGAGCCCGCGTGTCCCACCGCCCGTCCGTGCTGTTCGTCTGCGTCCGCAACGGCGGCAAGTCCCAGATGGCCGCCGGCCTCATGCGTCAGGCCGCCGGGGACGCCGTCCGGGTCGAGTCCGCCGGCACCGACCCCGGGGCGACGGTCAACGCCCTGTCCGCGCAGAGCCTGCTCGAGGTCGGCGTCGACATCGCCGAGCAGCAGCCCAGGGCCGTCAGCGATCAGCTCATCGCCGACGCCGACCTCGTCGTCACCCTCGGCCGGGACGCCCGGGTCGAGCCCACCGACGGCACCCCCGTCGTCCGGTGGGACACCGACGAGCCCTCCGAACGCGGCATCGACGGCCTCGAACGCATGCGTCTGATCCGCGACGACATCGCCGCCCGCGTCCGCCGGCTCACCGCGGAGCTGAGCTCGTCGGCGACGTCCTGACCGGTCGGCCCGCCGACGGTGCCCGGCCCGGGCAGGCTCACCCGCCGGCGGTGAGCCTGTCCCGCAGCGCATGCACCCGGGCCTTCAGTTCCAGGGCCCGCGGGGTGTCGCGCCCGACGAGGTCCTCGGCGAGCACGTCGAGGGTGGCGATGGCGTGCCGCCGCTGCACCGTTCCCGGCGCGGTGTCCGCCCGCGCCGTGTGGTCGAGCACGTCGGCGATGGTCTCGAGCGACTCGGCTCTGAACATGGGTCGGCTCCCGGGGTCGGGTCAGGCCGTCGGGAAATCGGCGCTGGTGTTGGCGGCCGCGGTCAGCTCGGCACTGTCCGGTCCGACGTCGCCCCAGGTCCAGTCCCGCACCGACGGCAGGTCGTCGCCGTGCTCCCGGGTGTACCGCTGCGCCTCGGCCCGCGCGTCCACCATCTGCTGACGCAGCAGCGCCGCGTGCGAGCGCAGGGTGGGCACCTGGTCGATGACGTCGATGACCAGGTGGAACCGGTCCATGTCGTTCATCATCACCATGTCGAACGGGGTGGAGGTGGTGCCCTCCTCCTTGTAGCCGCGCACGTGGATGTTGGCGTGGTTGGTGCGTCGATAGGTCAGCCGGTGGATCAGCCAGGGATAGCCGTGATAGGCGAAGATCACCGGGGCGTCGGCGGTGAACAGGGTGTCGAAGTCGCGGTCGGACAACCCGTGCGGGTGCTCCCCCGCGCTCTGCAGACGCATCAGGTCGACCACGTTGATGAAGCGGACCCGCAGCTCCGGCAGGTGCTCCCGCAGGATCGAGACCGCCGCCAGTGCCTCGAGGGTCGGTACGTCCCCGGCACACCCGATGACGACATCCGGGCTGCCCTCGTCGTTGCTCGCCCAGTCCCAGATGCCGAGCCCGCGGGCGCAGTGATCGCCCGCCTCGTCGGGGGTGAGCCAGTCGAAACAGGGCTGCTTGCCGGCCACGATCACGTTGACGTAGTTCACCGAGGCCAGGCAGTGCTCGATCGTGGACAGCAGCGTGTTGGTGTCCGGCGGGAAGTACGCCCGGATGACGTCGGCCTTCTTGTTGACCACGTGGTCCACGAAACCCGGGTCCTGGTGGGAGAAACCATTGTGGTCCTGCCGCCACACGTGCGAGGTGAGCAGATAGGTCAGCGAGGCCACCGGCCGCCGCCACCCGATCTCCCGGGTCACCTTGAGCCACTTGGCGTGCTGGTTGAACATCGAGTCCACCAGGTGGATGAACGCCTCGTAGCAGGAGAACACCCCGTGCCGACCGGTCAGCAGATAGCCCTCCAGCAACCCCTGGCAGGTGTGCTCGGACAGGATCTCCATCACCCGACCCGAGCCGGCCAGATGCACGTCCACGGGCAGGATCTCGCCCTGCCACACCTTGTCGGTGGTGGCGTACACGGCGTCCAGTCGGTTGGACGCGGTCTCGTCCGGGCCGACGATCCGGAAGTTGTCCAGGTTGTCGATCATCACGTCGAGCAGGTACTGCCCCATCACCCGGGTCGGTTCGTGGATGGATGCGCCCGGGGCCGTCACCTCCACGCCGCGCTCCCGGAAGTCCCGCAGGATCAACGGTCTGCGCAGCAGGCCGCCGTTGGCGTGCGGATTGGCGCTCATCCGTCGATCCCCCACGGGCGCCAACGCGGCGATGCGCTCGATCACCCGGCCGTCGGCGTCGAACAGTTCCTCGGGCCGGTAGGAACGCATCCACTCGGCCAGCATCGCCCGGTGCGAGGCGTTCGTGCGGGTCTCGGTCAGCGGCACCTGGTGGGAACGCCAGGTGCCCTCGTACCGCAGACCGTCGATCTCCTTGGGACCGGTCCACCCCTTCGGGGTGACCATCAGGATCATCGGCCACGGCCGGCGCTCGGTCACCCCGCCGGTGCGGGCCCCGGCCTGGATTTCCCGGATGCGGTCGATCGCGGTGTCCATCGCGGCGGCCATGGCCTGGTGCACCAGCATCGGGTCGTCGCCCTCGACGGTGATGACCTCGTGCCCGTAGCCGCGGAGCAGATCGTGCAGCTCCTCGCGGCGGATCCGCGCCGGGATGGTCGGGTTGGCGATCTTCCAGCCGTTCAGGTGCAGGATCGGCAACACCGCGCCGTCGGTCACCGGGCTGAGCAGCTTGTTCGCGTGCCAGGACGCGGCCAGCGGGCCGGTCTCGAACTCCCCGTCGCCGACCACGGCGGCGACGACCAGATCGGGGTTGTCCAGCGCCGCCCCGTAGGCATGCGAGAGCACGTACCCGAGCTCGCCGCCCTCGTGGATCGACCCGGGCGTCTCCGGCGCCACATGACTGGGGATACCGCCGGGAAAGCTGAACTGCCGGAACAGCTTCCGGATGCCGTCGGTGGTCTGCGTGATGTGCGGGTAGACCTCGCTGTAGGTGCCGTCCAGATAGGTCGACGCCACCGCCGCGGGACCGCCGTGCCCGGGGCCGGCCAGGAAGATCGCGTTCACGTCCCGCTCCCGGATGACCCGGTTGAGATGGGCGTAGACCATGTTCAGGCCGGGTGTCGTACCCCAGTGCCCGAGCAGCCGCGGCTTCACGTCCTCGGCGACGAGATCCCGGTCGAGGAGGGGATTGTCGAGCAGGTAGATCTGCCCGACGGCCAGATAGTTCGCCGCCCGCCACCAGGCGTGGATGTCGTCGAGTTCGGTCGCGGACAGCGGTCCGGGGTTCGCGGTGGTCGAGGCGGTGGCGGCAGCGGTCATGCGGTCCTCCAGGTGGCCGGCACGATCACCGACCGTCGGGGGCGCGGCCCGTCACCGACGGGGCCACCTTCCCCGGGCCCCCACCGTTGCCGTGCACCCACCGGGCACGTCACCCCTGTCGATGACGCCACCGTAGGCGCGCTGGGCCGGTCCGGCACCCCGGCGTCCGTCCGGACACCAGATGTTCACCGGCCGGCCCCCCTCCCGGTGGTGGGCTCAGACCACCCGCACCGCGAGCAGCACGGCGTCGACCGCCGTCACCTCGACACCCTCCATGACCGCCGGCCGGGTGGGGGCGTCGCACACCACGATCCGCCACTGCGTCGGGTCGAGCGACTCCGCCACCTGCTCGGCGGTGAACTGCATGTCCGGCCACTCCTCGTGCCCGGAGTGCCGCGGGTGGTCGGGATGGTGGCCCACCACGAGCAGTGCGCCACCCGGGGCCACGGCCGCGGCCAGCTCCTGCTGCACCCGCTGCAGGTGTGGGCGGGGCAGGTGCATGAACTGGGCGGAGACCAGGTCGTACCGCTGCTCCGCCCGCCAGGTCAGGATGTCGGCCTGCTGCCACGACATCCGCTGCTCCACGCCGGGCTCGGCCGCCTGCGCGGTCGATCGCGCCGCGCGGGCCAGCGCCACGGCCGAGACGTCCAGACCGGTCACCTGCCAGCCCTGCCGCGCCAGCCACAGCACGTCCGCCCCCTCGCCGCACCCCACGTCCAGCGCGGTCCCGGGGGTGAGCCCGGCGGCGTGGCGGACCAGCTGCGGGTTGGGGTTGCCGCTCCAGATCTGCTGGCTGGCGGCGTACCGCTCGTCCCAGAACTCGGGGGTGAACAGGTTCATGGTCGCGTCGGGCACTGCTCCGGACGTCATCGGAACTCCTCGGTCGGGCTGTCGGGCGGCGGTCGGGCGCTCCGCCGGCTCCCACTGTGCGGACTCTTGACCGCGCCTGGCAAGCCCTGTTGCCGGTTCAGCACGGCTCAACCGCCGGCGGACCACCCGGGCACGGCGAGCACCAGCCAGCACCCGGCCAGCAGATGTGGCCCGAAGGCCAGCGCGGACCGCATCGTCATCCGCCGGCTGAGCAGGCCGAGGAGCGACACGACGGAGCCGGTGACGAAGGCGAGCACCACACCGAGCACGGCCGCCCCCCAGGACAGGTACCCGGTGAGCAGCACCAGGGCCGGGACGAGCTTGACGTCGCCGCGGCCCATCGCCGCCGGGGCGATCCGCCAGACCAGCCAGAACAGACCGCCGACCAGGGCGGCCGCGAGCACTGCGCGCGGCACGCTGCCCGACCCCGGCGACCACAGCGAGGTCCCGACGACGAGGGCGGCGCTGACCCCCCACGCCGGGAGGGTCAGGGCGTCGGGGAGGCGGTGGTGCCGCAGGTCCACCGCGGCCAATGCCACGCCGAGCCAACCCGCCCACAGCAGGATCACCAGCCGCGCGGTGCCCCAGCCCGCGGCGAGCGAGGCGGCGGTGACCACGGCGCAGGCGATCTCCACCCCGCCGGGGCGCAGCACGGCACCCCGGCGCAACCGGGCCAGCACGCTCCGGATCCCGACCCCCACCCCGGCGCCGGTGAGCAGGCCGACGACGACGAGAACCCACCAGGAGGCCGTCCAGGCGTCGAGTCGATCACCGAGCATGCGATCACGGTGACACGGCGGGTCCGGGCACCGACCCGGTTGTCCCCAGGTGCACCCCCGCAACGCCGAGGTCCACCCGCGCGGGGGCGGTCGGCCGTCGGGGCGGTGACCACGAGGCACCGCCGTCCCCCGTCGGGACGCCTCGGCCCGGGTCAGTCGACCGGCAGCGCCAGGTCGGTCCCGGACGCGGCCCGCAGCGCATCGCGCATCGCCGCGGCCGGGGCGGACACCCCGGTCATCAGCTCGAACTGCCGGAGCGCCTGGTGCAGCAGCATGTCCAGGCCCGTCACGACCACCCGGTCGGCCGCGCCGGCGGCGGCCAGGACGGTCGGCCAGGGGGCGTAGACCACGTCGAGCAGCACCGGGGCCGGAGCCACCGCCGCGGCCAGGGCGTCGGCGCCGCCGGCCGGGACGGTGGACACGACGAGATCCGCCTTCCGGGCCGCCGCCGCCACCGGGTCGACGTCGAACGGGGTCACCGTCACGTCGAGCCCGAGGTCCCGGGCCAGCGCGGCGGCACCGGCGGTGCTCTGCGGGCGCCGTCCGACCAGGACCAGGGACCGGGCGCCCATCTCGGCCAGGGCCAGCACGACGGCCATCGCCGTCCCGCCGCCGCCCAGCACCACCGCCCGGTCGACCGACGGCACGCCGGCACTGCGCAGGGCCCCGCGCACCCCGTCGACGTCGGTGTTCTCCGCGGCCCAGCCGTCCGTCCGACGCAGCAGGGTGTTCGCCACCCCGAGGCGGCGGACCCGGTCGGACCGCTCGGTCGCGACGGCGGCCGCGGCGGCCTTGCCGGGCATGGTCACCGAGAGGCCCGCCCACGACGCGTCCAGCCCGCCCACGAGAGCGGGCAGGGCCGCGGCGTCGCACTCGATCGCCTGGTAGCTCCAGTCCAGTCCGGTCGCGGCGTATCCGGCGCGGTGCAGCACCGGGGAGAGGGAGTGGGCGATGGGCGAACCGAGCACGGCGGCGCGACGGCGGCCGGACGGATCCCCGGACACGGGGGCGGCCACGTCAGCCGAAGACGCCGTTGGCCCGGGCCTGCTCGATACACGCCTCGTGCTCGGGCAGCGTCACGCTGAAGCAGGACGCCCCGGTCTGGTCGATCTTGACGAAGTACATCCACGGCCCCTGCGCCGGCGCGAGGGTCGCCGCGATCGCATCCGGGCCGGGCGAGGAGATCGGTGTGGGCGGCAGACCGGTGTTGAGGTAGGTGTTGTACGGCCCGGCGGTGTCCCGGTCGGCCGACGAAGTGGCGATCTGCGCGCGGTCCAGCGCGTAGTTGACCGTCGAGTCGAACTGCAGGCGCATGTCGACCGCGAGCCGGTTGTCTATGACCCGGGCGACCTTCGGCATGTCGGCGGTGATGCCCTCCCGTTCGACGAGCGACGCGGCCACGGCGACCTGGTACGGGGTCAACCCGGTGCTCGCGGAACGGGCGACGACGTCGCTGGTGTACCAGGAGGCCGCGGAGGCGGTGACGACGGACTTCAGCGTGTCCACCGCACTCTGGTTCGGCGGCACGTTGTAGTCCCCGGGCAGGATCATGCCCTCGAGTCGCTTGCGGGGGTCCGGAGCGGCGCGGACCGCGTCCACGGCCCACTCGACCACGCCGAGCTGGGCCGGGTCGGTGGTCTCGGCCGCCGCCCACAGGTCGTCCGCGGAGAAGCAGGCGCTGCGGTCGGTGCCCGCCTCGTCCAGCGGGACGCACGCGGCCTCGGCGATCTGGGTGACGTACCCCGGCACCGATCCGTTCGCGACCCCGTCGGCGCTGGTGGCCACGTCGGCCAGCTGACGTCCCGGGATGAGTCGCAGGGCGCCCACGCGGTTGGCCGGATCGACCAGGGTGTTGGCCGCCTCCGCCGCGGATGCCCCGACGCGCACCTTGTAGTACCCCGGCCGCAGTGCCTTGACGTCGGCGTCCTGGGCCGCGGTGGCGGTGAAGGCCTCGTCGCTGGCCACCACACCGGCGTCGGTCAGGGTCGCGGCGATGGAGTCCAGGGTGTCCCCGCTCTGCACCCGGACGACGGTCCACTGCGCGCCCGCGCCGACGTAGTCCGGGATGGTGGTGACGGACTTCCGCCAGATCGTGAATCCGACGGCGAGACCGGCGACCAGCGCGACGAGCACGGTCAGCGCGACGAGCGTCGAACGCCGGCGGCGACGGCGCATGCGGGCGGCCCGTTCCTGCGGGTGCTCGGCGGGCGGGCCGACCGGCGGGCGGGCTCGCTCCCGGTCGTCGGCCCGGGCCGGGTCGGCGTCCAGCGCGGCCCGCAGGGCGGCCGGGTCGACGTCTCCGGTCTCGCCGTCGTGCCGGTCGAAGAGCCCGAGTCCGTGGTTCACGAGGACGCCCGGGCCAGCGTGTCGAGTCGGTTCTGCAGGATCGACACCGCCGCGACCTGGTCGACCACCGATCTTCTTGCCTTGGCCGACATGCCTCGGTCCGCCAGGCCGCGATTGGCGATGACGCTGGTCAGCCGCTCGTCGACGAACTCCAGCGGGATCCCCCGGCCGGCGGTGGTCAGCCGTGCGGTGAGCGCGTCGGCGTAGGCGCGGACGGCCGTGACGGCGGGGCCGCTGTCGCCCCGCAGGGTCCGGGGAAGCCCGATCACCACTTCCACCACCTCGTGTTCCTCGACCAGCCGCACGATCTCGTCCAGGTCGGTGCCCTTGCCGACGTCCCGTTTCAGGGTCGCGACCGGCACCGCCAACATGCCGAGGGGGTCGCTCCTGGCGACCCCCACCCGCACCGTACCGACGTCGATTCCCAGGCGCACCCCCCGGCGCCGGTCACCCTCCGTACCACTCGGGGTCGGGATCACGCCCTGTCGTCCCCCAACACGCTGCGCAGCTCGGCGATGGCCGCCGGGACGCCGGCGGGGTTGCTGCCGCCGCCCTGGGCCATGTCCGGCTTGCCGCCCCCGCGGCCCCCCACCTGCGGGACGAACGCCTTGACCAGGTCGCCGGCCTTGACCCCGAGCTGCACCGCGGGCGCCGTCACGGCGACCACGAAGGCCACGGCGTCCGCGGACGGCGCGAACAGGGCGACCACGGCCGGCCGACCGGACATCCGGTTCTTCAGATCGGTGGCCAGGGTGCGGACGTCGGCGGCCGAGGTGCCCTCGGGCAGGGCTGCGGCGACGAGATCGACGGCCCCGACCCGGGTGGCCCCGTCGACCATGGCGGCGGCGGAACCGGTCAGCTGGGCGGCGCGGACCGCGGCCAGCTCCTTCTCCACCTGGCGCAGCCGCTCGGTGAGCGTCTCGATCCGGCCCGGCACCTCGGCGGCCGGGACCTTCAGCAGCCCGGCGACCTGGTGGACCAGGGCCCGCTCGGCGGCCAGGTGCTGGAACGCCTCGAAGCCGACGACGGCCTCGACGCGGCGCAGCCCGGAGCCGACGGAGGACTCGCTGGTCAGCGCGAGCGGTCCGATCTGCGACGAGTGCTCGACGTGGGTGCCACCGCACAGCTCGACCGACCACGGCCCGCCGATCTCCACGATCCGGACGGTGTCGTCGTAGGTCTCGCCGAACAGCGCGATCGCGCCCATCGCGGCCGCCTCGGCCTGGGTCCCGTAGACGACCCGCACCCCGAGATCGGCGCGGATGGCCCGGTTGGAGACCTCCTCGATCTCGCTGCGCATCGCCGCGGTGAGCGCGGTGTCGAACGAGAAGTCCAGCCGCAGGTAGCCGGGCTTGTTGTACGAGCCGGCCTGCAGGGCCTGCGGGCCGAGCACCTGCCGGAGTGCGGCGTGCACCACGTGGGTGCCGGAGTGCGCCTGTCGGGCACCCAGGCGCCATTCCGGATCGACGTGCGCGGTGACGGTGGAGCCGGCGACCAGCTCGCCGTCGGTGACCCGGACGCGGTGCACGGTCAGCTTGCGGTCGACCTTCTGCACGTCCAGCACCTCGGCGCGGCCGTGCGGTCCGACGATCCACCCGGCATCGGAGTCCTGCCCGCCGGACTCGGCGTACAGCGGGGTCTGATCGAGCACCAGCTCGATCACCTGCCCCTCGGCGGCGGTGTCGACCAGTGCGCCGTCGACGAGCAGACCGGTGACAATGCCCTCCGAGACGAGCTCGGAGTACCCGGTGAACCGGGTCGGGCCGTCGGCCAGCAGACCCCGGTAGACCGAGAGGTCGGCGAGGGAACCCTTGCGTGCCTTGGCATCGGCCCGGGCCCGGGTCTTCTGCTCCTCCATCAGCCGGGTGAACCCGGCGACGTCGACGGTCAGCCCGGCCTCGGCCGCCATCTCCAGGGTGAGGTCGATCGGGAAGCCCTGGGTGTCGTGCAGGGTGAACGCGGTGGCGCCGGGCAGCACGGTGGCACCCTCGGCCTTGGTCTCCTGCTCGGCCACGGCGAACAGCTTGGTGCCCGACGCGATGGTGCGCAGGAACGCCTTCTCCTCGGTGACACCGATCTTCTCGATGCGGGCGAAGTCGGTGGCCAGCTCCGGGTAGGACGGGCTCATCAGGTCCCGCACGACGCCGAACAGGGTGCCGATCACGGGCTCGGTCACGCCGATCAGCCGAGCGGCGCGGACGGTGCGCCGGACCAGCCGGCGCAGCACGTACCCGCGGCCCTCGTTGCCGGGGGTGACCCCGTCGCCGATGAGCAGGGTGGCGGAGCGACTGTGGTCGGCGATGACCCGCATGCGGATGTCGGCCTGGGGGTCCTGCCCGTACGTCCGGCCGGACAGTTCCTCCATCCTGCTGATGATGGGCCGCAACAGGTCGGTCTCGTAGACGTTGTCGACGTCCTGCAGGACCAGCGCCATCCGTTCGACACCCAGTCCGGTGTCGATGTTCTGGCTGGGCAGCGGGCCGAGGATGTCGAAGTCGGCGGCGTGGGATCCGCCGAGACCGCTGGACTCGCCCCGCATGTCCTGCATGAAGACGAGGTTCCAGACCTCCAGGTACCGCTCGTCGGAAGCGAGCGGCCCGCCGTCGGGGCCGAAGGACGGCCCGCGGTCGTAGTAGATCTCCGAGCACGGACCGCACGGGCCGGGGACGCCCATGGACCAGAAGTTGTCGGCCATGCCCATCTTCTGGATGCGCTCGGCGGGCAGCCCGGCGATCTCCTGCCACAGCTGGACGGACTCGTCGTCCTTCTCGAACACGGTCACCCACAGCCGGTCCGGGTCGAGCCCGTACCCGCCGTCGGCCAGCGAGCCGGTGAGCAGCGTCCAGGCGTGCTGGATCGCGCCGGCCTTGAAGTAGTCGCCGAACGAGAAGTTCCCGGCCATCTGGAAGAACGTGTTGTGCCGGGTGGTGATGCCGACGTTGTCGATGTCCAGGGTGCGCACGCACTTCTGCACGCTGGTCGCCCGCGGGAAGGGCGGGGTGCTCTGGCCGAGGAAGTACGGCTTGAACGGGACCATGCCGGCCACGGTGAACAGCAGGGTCGGATCCTCGCTGATCAGCGAGGCGGAGGGGACGACGGTGTGCCCGGCCCGCTCGAAGTGATCCAGGAACCGCTGCCGGATCTCATGGGTC
Proteins encoded in this window:
- the alaS gene encoding alanine--tRNA ligase, with product MQTHEIRQRFLDHFERAGHTVVPSASLISEDPTLLFTVAGMVPFKPYFLGQSTPPFPRATSVQKCVRTLDIDNVGITTRHNTFFQMAGNFSFGDYFKAGAIQHAWTLLTGSLADGGYGLDPDRLWVTVFEKDDESVQLWQEIAGLPAERIQKMGMADNFWSMGVPGPCGPCSEIYYDRGPSFGPDGGPLASDERYLEVWNLVFMQDMRGESSGLGGSHAADFDILGPLPSQNIDTGLGVERMALVLQDVDNVYETDLLRPIISRMEELSGRTYGQDPQADIRMRVIADHSRSATLLIGDGVTPGNEGRGYVLRRLVRRTVRAARLIGVTEPVIGTLFGVVRDLMSPSYPELATDFARIEKIGVTEEKAFLRTIASGTKLFAVAEQETKAEGATVLPGATAFTLHDTQGFPIDLTLEMAAEAGLTVDVAGFTRLMEEQKTRARADAKARKGSLADLSVYRGLLADGPTRFTGYSELVSEGIVTGLLVDGALVDTAAEGQVIELVLDQTPLYAESGGQDSDAGWIVGPHGRAEVLDVQKVDRKLTVHRVRVTDGELVAGSTVTAHVDPEWRLGARQAHSGTHVVHAALRQVLGPQALQAGSYNKPGYLRLDFSFDTALTAAMRSEIEEVSNRAIRADLGVRVVYGTQAEAAAMGAIALFGETYDDTVRIVEIGGPWSVELCGGTHVEHSSQIGPLALTSESSVGSGLRRVEAVVGFEAFQHLAAERALVHQVAGLLKVPAAEVPGRIETLTERLRQVEKELAAVRAAQLTGSAAAMVDGATRVGAVDLVAAALPEGTSAADVRTLATDLKNRMSGRPAVVALFAPSADAVAFVVAVTAPAVQLGVKAGDLVKAFVPQVGGRGGGKPDMAQGGGSNPAGVPAAIAELRSVLGDDRA
- the ruvX gene encoding Holliday junction resolvase RuvX, translating into MIPTPSGTEGDRRRGVRLGIDVGTVRVGVARSDPLGMLAVPVATLKRDVGKGTDLDEIVRLVEEHEVVEVVIGLPRTLRGDSGPAVTAVRAYADALTARLTTAGRGIPLEFVDERLTSVIANRGLADRGMSAKARRSVVDQVAAVSILQNRLDTLARASS
- a CDS encoding phosphoketolase family protein codes for the protein MTAAATASTTANPGPLSATELDDIHAWWRAANYLAVGQIYLLDNPLLDRDLVAEDVKPRLLGHWGTTPGLNMVYAHLNRVIRERDVNAIFLAGPGHGGPAAVASTYLDGTYSEVYPHITQTTDGIRKLFRQFSFPGGIPSHVAPETPGSIHEGGELGYVLSHAYGAALDNPDLVVAAVVGDGEFETGPLAASWHANKLLSPVTDGAVLPILHLNGWKIANPTIPARIRREELHDLLRGYGHEVITVEGDDPMLVHQAMAAAMDTAIDRIREIQAGARTGGVTERRPWPMILMVTPKGWTGPKEIDGLRYEGTWRSHQVPLTETRTNASHRAMLAEWMRSYRPEELFDADGRVIERIAALAPVGDRRMSANPHANGGLLRRPLILRDFRERGVEVTAPGASIHEPTRVMGQYLLDVMIDNLDNFRIVGPDETASNRLDAVYATTDKVWQGEILPVDVHLAGSGRVMEILSEHTCQGLLEGYLLTGRHGVFSCYEAFIHLVDSMFNQHAKWLKVTREIGWRRPVASLTYLLTSHVWRQDHNGFSHQDPGFVDHVVNKKADVIRAYFPPDTNTLLSTIEHCLASVNYVNVIVAGKQPCFDWLTPDEAGDHCARGLGIWDWASNDEGSPDVVIGCAGDVPTLEALAAVSILREHLPELRVRFINVVDLMRLQSAGEHPHGLSDRDFDTLFTADAPVIFAYHGYPWLIHRLTYRRTNHANIHVRGYKEEGTTSTPFDMVMMNDMDRFHLVIDVIDQVPTLRSHAALLRQQMVDARAEAQRYTREHGDDLPSVRDWTWGDVGPDSAELTAAANTSADFPTA
- a CDS encoding SAM-dependent methyltransferase, translated to MTSGAVPDATMNLFTPEFWDERYAASQQIWSGNPNPQLVRHAAGLTPGTALDVGCGEGADVLWLARQGWQVTGLDVSAVALARAARSTAQAAEPGVEQRMSWQQADILTWRAEQRYDLVSAQFMHLPRPHLQRVQQELAAAVAPGGALLVVGHHPDHPRHSGHEEWPDMQFTAEQVAESLDPTQWRIVVCDAPTRPAVMEGVEVTAVDAVLLAVRVV
- the mltG gene encoding endolytic transglycosylase MltG → MNHGLGLFDRHDGETGDVDPAALRAALDADPARADDRERARPPVGPPAEHPQERAARMRRRRRRSTLVALTVLVALVAGLAVGFTIWRKSVTTIPDYVGAGAQWTVVRVQSGDTLDSIAATLTDAGVVASDEAFTATAAQDADVKALRPGYYKVRVGASAAEAANTLVDPANRVGALRLIPGRQLADVATSADGVANGSVPGYVTQIAEAACVPLDEAGTDRSACFSADDLWAAAETTDPAQLGVVEWAVDAVRAAPDPRKRLEGMILPGDYNVPPNQSAVDTLKSVVTASAASWYTSDVVARSASTGLTPYQVAVAASLVEREGITADMPKVARVIDNRLAVDMRLQFDSTVNYALDRAQIATSSADRDTAGPYNTYLNTGLPPTPISSPGPDAIAATLAPAQGPWMYFVKIDQTGASCFSVTLPEHEACIEQARANGVFG
- a CDS encoding arsenate-mycothiol transferase ArsC, whose protein sequence is MSHRPSVLFVCVRNGGKSQMAAGLMRQAAGDAVRVESAGTDPGATVNALSAQSLLEVGVDIAEQQPRAVSDQLIADADLVVTLGRDARVEPTDGTPVVRWDTDEPSERGIDGLERMRLIRDDIAARVRRLTAELSSSATS
- a CDS encoding shikimate dehydrogenase, yielding MAAPVSGDPSGRRRAAVLGSPIAHSLSPVLHRAGYAATGLDWSYQAIECDAAALPALVGGLDASWAGLSVTMPGKAAAAAVATERSDRVRRLGVANTLLRRTDGWAAENTDVDGVRGALRSAGVPSVDRAVVLGGGGTAMAVVLALAEMGARSLVLVGRRPQSTAGAAALARDLGLDVTVTPFDVDPVAAAARKADLVVSTVPAGGADALAAAVAPAPVLLDVVYAPWPTVLAAAGAADRVVVTGLDMLLHQALRQFELMTGVSAPAAAMRDALRAASGTDLALPVD
- a CDS encoding prepilin peptidase; amino-acid sequence: MLGDRLDAWTASWWVLVVVGLLTGAGVGVGIRSVLARLRRGAVLRPGGVEIACAVVTAASLAAGWGTARLVILLWAGWLGVALAAVDLRHHRLPDALTLPAWGVSAALVVGTSLWSPGSGSVPRAVLAAALVGGLFWLVWRIAPAAMGRGDVKLVPALVLLTGYLSWGAAVLGVVLAFVTGSVVSLLGLLSRRMTMRSALAFGPHLLAGCWLVLAVPGWSAGG